The window atggtagatgttcaattcatactgtttcctttggtgtggtccacgtgagcttttTAAATACTTCACTTTTGAGTTCAAgcaataaaattatctgttaaaatggatggatggagtggataaaatacatataccacggtgggccccacagattttactcaatacgcaatcctcTTCCTCTCTTAACAAGCACCTCGATGGTGGGCCATCAGTGTGAATGCGTGAGGTTGATTTTTGAATTTCGAGTGGTCTGTGAGTCACGAGATTCCATGTGTCGGATATCTTTGGAAACAAGTAGCTTTGGATGCCTCTTTTATCCCATCATATACGCATCTTTCTCCATTTGTGGGTCCCTTACATTTTATCACTTTACTGGCAGCTCTTGGATGAGTGTACTGTGATATGTTCATGATTGCCAGAATTGGGATATTTGGAGATTCCAATctatcaatctgaaccgttcactaGATCTGGAACATAGTTTTAAGGGCTACTATTAAAATTGAGATTGATCAGATGGTTGAAGCATTCCATAAGTTTTCCTTCCCTTACAAAAatgtggatggaatggatgggatTGGATTATTAAAGGAGTGCTTTAAAATAATAAGCCATCCATCATGGTctctaacaaatggatggttcagattgttaGTTAGACTTATTTATGTGCAAACAATCTGAACCGTTAATTTTATAAGGTACTGATTGGATGCCTGGATTTGTCTGATTTTTGGTTGGTAAGCCATAGCATGCCTTCCAGAGCTAACCTCATTCTCTACAGTTGCATCTTTAactctcctcttcttttcttctctacaTTTGCATCTTTCactgctctctctccctctctctctcttccatatcttcAGTCCTTCCCATTTCCTATTTCTATAACCATTTGAACTCAAATTCCTCCCTTCTTCTTCCCATCTACATACCAAaacaactctctccctctctctctaccatATCTTCAGAGTCCTTCCCATTTCCTACTTCAATACCTATTTGAACTCAAATTCCTCCCTTCTTCTTCCCATCTACATACCAAAAcaactctttccctctctctctaccaTATCTTCAGAGTCCTTCCCATTTCCTATTTCAAATTCctcccttctttccttctctacatttgcatctctctctctctctctctctctctctctctctctctgacccaTGAAATTCCTTGCCACTGCATATTTCTAAGCTTTCCAGAGCTCTCCCACACATCAAATTCCTCCTGTCTTCTCATCCATACATaccaaaaggagaaagaaaaaagaaggaaacatGGTCGATTGGATCGTCTCAGCTGCAGTGGAAAAGTTGAAGACTATCCTCGAAGATAAGGTAGCTATGTTGGTGGATATTCCTGATGAGATCAGAAAGCTTTCCAGCACGTTCACCTCGATTCAAGCTTTGCTTGAAGATGCTGAGTCTCGGCGTGTAAAAGACAGATCGGTGAAGATCTGGTTAGAGAAGGTCAAAGACGTTGCCTACGATGTGGAGGACATATTGGATGAGTGGATGACAGAAGCTCTTAAATCAAAAGTAGCCGATGAAGGTGATGGATCCTCTCCCAGCAAGAAGCGTAAAGTAAGTAGCATCCTCTCCCCTGTTACTAATTACATCATTCCTCTCAAGTTACGCCTCGAAATTGGGAGTAGGATAAAGGAAGTTAGGAGTAGATTAGATGATATTGAAAAAGATAAAAGCCAATTGTGTCTTAGAGTTTATAGTgcagagagagagtgtgtggatAGTGAAGTCGGAGAGCGAGAAACAGGCTCCCTAGTTAACAGATCATCAATTGTTGGTAGAGAACGTGAAAAAGATGAAGTCGTACACTTGCTGCTGCAGGAGGTAACTGAGGTACCCTTTGTCATTTCTATCGTTGGAATGGGGGGGTTGGGGAAGACCACCCTTGCTCAGCTCGCCTACAACGATGAGATTGTCAAGGGGCATTTCGAGAAGAGAATGTGGGTATGTGTTTCTGAAGATTTCAATGTAAAAGGGATTACGAAATCAATCATAGAATCTGCAACCGGGTCTCGTTGTGACGATCTAAACCTGGACCTGTTGCAAAGTCGCCTCCATGAAATGTTGCATGCAAAGCGATTCTTGCTTGTGCTTGATGACATTTGGAGCGAAGATAATGAGAAGTGGGACAGACTGAAACTTCCCTTCCAAACTGGTGCATCAGGGAGTCGAATCGTCATAACCACTCGTAGTGAAAACGTTTCATCTGCGATGGGAAGGGGTCACATGCACAAACTGGCAGTCTTATCCGATGATGATTGCTGGTTAGTGTTCTGGTGTAAAGCGCTTCAGCATCGGAGTACTGAAGAGCGTTCGGCGTTGGAAGAGATTGGAAGAGAAATCGTAAAGAAGTGCGGAGGAGTTCCTCTCGCAGCAAAGACAATAGGGAGTGTCATGGGCTCGAGAAGGATGAGAAGGGAGTGGGAGCTCATCTTGGAAAGTGATGTATGGAATTCACATGATGTCTTACAAGGCATTTTACCAGCTTTGTTACTCAGCTACCATGACTTGCCTCCTGCTTTGAAGCAATGCTTTGCTTATTTCTCCATCTTCCCGAAAGATTGGGAGATAAGGAAGAATATGGTAGTCAAGTTATGGGTGGCACAAGGTTTCATCCGAAGCAGAGATATGGAGGAAACTGGTGGGCTGTATTTCGATGATTTACTAAGACGCTCGTTGCTCCAAGATGCAGAACTTGACCGTGACAAGAACATATTCAGttgcaagatgcatgatttagttcatgATCTTGCACAATCTGTTGCAGGAAGTGAGTGTTCAGTGGTGGAGATGAGGAAGCAATCCTCATTGAACCTAAATAATCTCCGCCATTTGTTTTTAATTGACAGTGATGACGCAGGTGACAGAGATGACAAAGTTGACAGTGATGGCGCAGGTGACAGATATTGGGCCACCTTGTATAAGGCACAAAAGCTGCGGACGTTGCTACGTGACTCAAGAATCTCCAGAAAGCTGCCAAACAATTtatttcatcatttcaggcaCCTCAGGGCATTGGACTTGAGTCACACTCGCATTCAGAAATTGCCTCCAACAGTAGGAAAATTAAAGCACTTGAGATATCTTGATTTATCTTCTACAGAGATCGAGGTGTTGCCAGAGGAGGTGAGTAATTGTAGAAATTTACAGACCTTGAGTCTCAATTACTGTGATCGGCTAAGAAAACTGCCTAGAGGGATGGGGAAAATGATTAGCTTGAGACATTTAGAAATAGATGGCACTGGCATAAAGTACTTACCGCAGGGCATAGGGAAACTGAGTAGCCTTCGGACATTAACAAATTTCATAGTGGGGGGTGACGATGAAGGATGTAAATGGGGAGAACTGAAACACCTCAATCATCTTCAAGGGTGTCTTCTAATTACTGGCTTCAAAAATGCAAGGAGCAGAGACGAAGCTAGAGAGGCAGAACTAAATAAGAAGCAGTACCTTCATACTCTAACCTTCTATTACGACGATGAAGCATCGGGTGATGATGAGCAGAAGAGAACAGAGGAGGTGCTTGAA of the Magnolia sinica isolate HGM2019 chromosome 7, MsV1, whole genome shotgun sequence genome contains:
- the LOC131250818 gene encoding putative disease resistance protein RGA1 isoform X1 — encoded protein: MVDWIVSAAVEKLKTILEDKVAMLVDIPDEIRKLSSTFTSIQALLEDAESRRVKDRSVKIWLEKVKDVAYDVEDILDEWMTEALKSKVADEGDGSSPSKKRKVSSILSPVTNYIIPLKLRLEIGSRIKEVRSRLDDIEKDKSQLCLRVYSAERECVDSEVGERETGSLVNRSSIVGREREKDEVVHLLLQEVTEVPFVISIVGMGGLGKTTLAQLAYNDEIVKGHFEKRMWVCVSEDFNVKGITKSIIESATGSRCDDLNLDLLQSRLHEMLHAKRFLLVLDDIWSEDNEKWDRLKLPFQTGASGSRIVITTRSENVSSAMGRGHMHKLAVLSDDDCWLVFWCKALQHRSTEERSALEEIGREIVKKCGGVPLAAKTIGSVMGSRRMRREWELILESDVWNSHDVLQGILPALLLSYHDLPPALKQCFAYFSIFPKDWEIRKNMVVKLWVAQGFIRSRDMEETGGLYFDDLLRRSLLQDAELDRDKNIFSCKMHDLVHDLAQSVAGSECSVVEMRKQSSLNLNNLRHLFLIDSDDAGDRYWATLYKAQKLRTLLRDSRISRKLPNNLFHHFRHLRALDLSHTRIQKLPPTVGKLKHLRYLDLSSTEIEVLPEEVSNCRNLQTLSLNYCDRLRKLPRGMGKMISLRHLEIDGTGIKYLPQGIGKLSSLRTLTNFIVGGDDEGCKWGELKHLNHLQGCLLITGFKNARSRDEAREAELNKKQYLHTLTFYYDDEASGDDEQKRTEEVLEILQPHTNLKELEIQSYGGSKLPKWTEDPVFSNLVNVTLRECNKCKQLPGLGKLPSLKYLQIWGMDEVRKVGGEFSGDDNNDGSGGGVVSFPKLESLSFYRMTNWEEWELRGEDDGEVMPSLLELQIKYCRKLKALPSNLPPLLQKLTLYASDVGMSSGVPLPVLPNLNHLVIRDNEELTSLPCGWLGHLTMLQQLRIGWCPELTSLPVELQHLTMLQQLDISMCPELRSLPVELQHLTMLQKLNIY
- the LOC131250818 gene encoding putative disease resistance protein RGA3 isoform X3, yielding MVDWIVSAAVEKLKTILEDKVAMLVDIPDEIRKLSSTFTSIQALLEDAESRRVKDRSVKIWLEKVKDVAYDVEDILDEWMTEALKSKVADEGDGSSPSKKRKVSSILSPVTNYIIPLKLRLEIGSRIKEVRSRLDDIEKDKSQLCLRVYSAERECVDSEVGERETGSLVNRSSIVGREREKDEVVHLLLQEVTEVPFVISIVGMGGLGKTTLAQLAYNDEIVKGHFEKRMWVCVSEDFNVKGITKSIIESATGSRCDDLNLDLLQSRLHEMLHAKRFLLVLDDIWSEDNEKWDRLKLPFQTGASGSRIVITTRSENVSSAMGRGHMHKLAVLSDDDCWLVFWCKALQHRSTEERSALEEIGREIVKKCGGVPLAAKTIGSVMGSRRMRREWELILESDVWNSHDVLQGILPALLLSYHDLPPALKQCFAYFSIFPKDWEIRKNMVVKLWVAQGFIRSRDMEETGGLYFDDLLRRSLLQDAELDRDKNIFSCKMHDLVHDLAQSVAGSECSVVEMRKQSSLNLNNLRHLFLIDSDDAGDRYWATLYKAQKLRTLLRDSRISRKLPNNLFHHFRHLRALDLSHTRIQKLPPTVGKLKHLRYLDLSSTEIEVLPEEVSNCRNLQTLSLNYCDRLRKLPRGMGKMISLRHLEIDGTGIKYLPQGIGKLSSLRTLTNFIVGGDDEGCKWGELKHLNHLQGCLLITGFKNARSRDEAREAELNKKQYLHTLTFYYDDEASGDDEQKRTEEVLEILQPHTNLKELEIQSYGGSKLPKWTEDPVFSNLVNVTLRECNKCKQLPGLGKLPSLKYLQIWGMDEVRKVGGEFSGDDNNDGSGGGVVSFPKLESLSFYRMTNWEEWELRGEDDGEVMPSLLELQIKYCRKLKALPSNLPPLLQKLTLYASDVGMSSGVPLPVLPNLNHLVIRDNEELTSLPLELQHLTMLQQLDISMCPELRSLPVELQHLTMLQKLNIY
- the LOC131250818 gene encoding putative disease resistance protein RGA3 isoform X2: MVDWIVSAAVEKLKTILEDKVAMLVDIPDEIRKLSSTFTSIQALLEDAESRRVKDRSVKIWLEKVKDVAYDVEDILDEWMTEALKSKVADEGDGSSPSKKRKVSSILSPVTNYIIPLKLRLEIGSRIKEVRSRLDDIEKDKSQLCLRVYSAERECVDSEVGERETGSLVNRSSIVGREREKDEVVHLLLQEVTEVPFVISIVGMGGLGKTTLAQLAYNDEIVKGHFEKRMWVCVSEDFNVKGITKSIIESATGSRCDDLNLDLLQSRLHEMLHAKRFLLVLDDIWSEDNEKWDRLKLPFQTGASGSRIVITTRSENVSSAMGRGHMHKLAVLSDDDCWLVFWCKALQHRSTEERSALEEIGREIVKKCGGVPLAAKTIGSVMGSRRMRREWELILESDVWNSHDVLQGILPALLLSYHDLPPALKQCFAYFSIFPKDWEIRKNMVVKLWVAQGFIRSRDMEETGGLYFDDLLRRSLLQDAELDRDKNIFSCKMHDLVHDLAQSVAGSECSVVEMRKQSSLNLNNLRHLFLIDSDDAGDRYWATLYKAQKLRTLLRDSRISRKLPNNLFHHFRHLRALDLSHTRIQKLPPTVGKLKHLRYLDLSSTEIEVLPEEVSNCRNLQTLSLNYCDRLRKLPRGMGKMISLRHLEIDGTGIKYLPQGIGKLSSLRTLTNFIVGGDDEGCKWGELKHLNHLQGCLLITGFKNARSRDEAREAELNKKQYLHTLTFYYDDEASGDDEQKRTEEVLEILQPHTNLKELEIQSYGGSKLPKWTEDPVFSNLVNVTLRECNKCKQLPGLGKLPSLKYLQIWGMDEVRKVGGEFSGDDNNDGSGGGVVSFPKLESLSFYRMTNWEEWELRGEDDGEVMPSLLELQIKYCRKLKALPSNLPPLLQKLTLYASDVGMSSGVPLPVLPNLNHLVIRDNEELTSLPCGWLGHLTMLQQLRIGWCPELTSLPVELQHLTMLQKLNIY